The following coding sequences lie in one Arabidopsis thaliana chromosome 3, partial sequence genomic window:
- a CDS encoding uncharacterized protein (unknown protein; BEST Arabidopsis thaliana protein match is: unknown protein (TAIR:AT3G14780.1); Has 22 Blast hits to 22 proteins in 2 species: Archae - 0; Bacteria - 0; Metazoa - 0; Fungi - 0; Plants - 22; Viruses - 0; Other Eukaryotes - 0 (source: NCBI BLink).), which produces MEHQILSQRDNDDGDTLDTNNLTQEEIDAIYQGEVLVKKGKKFGYGSIPVADPTVDASPNYEKMYLATQEKLQKSDQVIEGMLLKFKDVDFWITMMQNKFANEVPPSMRATVNTNGGLGWFCTSINGGASTMGAANLRRSLSPLHTEVEALLWVMKCMIGADNQEVAFSQTVQTL; this is translated from the exons ATGGAGCACCAAATTCTCAGTCAAAGAGACAATGACGATGGTGACACTTTGGATACTAACAATCTTACACAAGAAGAAATTGATGCCATTTACCAAGGG gAAGTTCTAGTGAAGAAAGGCAAGAAATTTGGCTATGGTTCAATTCCGGTAGCTGATCCTACTGTTGATGCATCTccaaattatgaaaaaatgtaTCTTGCGACTCAAGAAAAGCTCCAGAAATCGGACCAAGTGATTGAGGGAATGCTGCTGAAGTTTAAAGATGTTGATTTTTGGATTACTATGATGCAGAACAAATTTGCAAATGAAGTTCCACCTTCCATGAGAGCAACAGTGAACACCAATGGTG GACTAGGGTGGTTTTGCACATCTATAAATGGAGGAGCGTCAACCATGGGAGCTGCAAACTTGCGTAGAAGTCTATCGCCTCTCCATACAGAGGTCGAAGCTCTTCTATGGGTAATGAAGTGTATGATTGGTGCCGATAACCAAGAAGTAGCTTTTTCACAGACTGTTCAGACCTTGTGA